One Oryza glaberrima chromosome 11, OglaRS2, whole genome shotgun sequence genomic region harbors:
- the LOC127754782 gene encoding uncharacterized protein LOC127754782 has product MADTKADAKAEAKAETIGGGGSGSFSEQAFVEKLNKLNNTATRIQTLSNWCIFHRKRARKVVDTWEKQYNSANKDKKVSFLYLSNDILQNSKRKGGEFVNEFWRVLPGLLKDFYVNGGEDGKKVVGRLIDIWDERKVFGTRIESLKDDILGGSTHTVGNNGNSSNPSSNPSSVSKAVRKDSGTVTKKLTIGGMPEKIVTAYQFVLDQHFDEDTALNKCNNAVSVLERMDKDVDDACTQGIQQGSSLISDLQGQETVLKQCIEQLESVNMARITLINKLREALSEQEAKSELLRNQLHVARAKAEHAMQLKQRLGSALNNGAGSSSSPLMVTLPPGQTAAMMQTSAAMPIFPHYQPLHPATSLPATSSAVGDEPKKTAAAMADKLASLSAPEKVLSSIFSSLAAEQARNSGSTSGDLSAGPPGFESNKKPRLDNPIHVSDMGAPPFFGQVPQVQPQIGATAALGGTQPPTQANQATSSFPPPPPPLPLMPQFVQNTGGMFGMGPFGMVSGSAPPPPLLPNIMSAGFPRLSAPPPLPLPTQSQNQSQPQQQQSPQAPQQSPTSTGFFQPPGAGFFPPVQVQQSPSAQRQ; this is encoded by the exons ATGGCGGACACCAAGGCGGACGCCAAGGCGGAGGCAAAGGCGGAAActatcggcggcggcggctctggcTCGTTCAGCGAGCAAGCGTTTGTTGAGAAGCTTAACAAGCTCAACAACACGGCGACTAGGATCCAGA CACTTTCAAACTGGTGCATTTTTCACCGAAAGAGAGCCAGAAAGGTTGTTGATACATGGGAGAAGCAGTATAACAGTGCAAATAAGGATAAGAAAGTATCATTCCTGTACCTGTCAAATGATATCCTGCAAAATAGTAAACGCAAGGGAGGGGAGTTTGTGAATGAATTCTGGAGGGTTCTTCCTGGATTATTGAAAGACTTTTATGTCAATGGGGGAGAAGATGGAAAGAAAGTAGTCGGAAGATTA ATAGATATTTGGGATGAGCGGAAGGTCTTTGGAACCCGTATTGAAAGTCTGAAAGATGACATTCTTGGTGGTAGCACTCATACAGTGGGTAACAATGGCAATAGCTCAAATCCAAGCTCTAACCCCTCTTCAGTTTCCAAAGCTGTGCGGAAAGATTCTGGTACAGTAACAAAA AAACTTACTATTGGCGGGATGCCAGAAAAGATTGTAACAGCATATCAGTTTGTGCTTGATCAACATTTTGACGAAGACACAGCTTTAAACAAATGCAATAATGCTGTTAGTGTTTTGGAAAGGATGGATAAAGATGTAGATGATGCTTGTACCCAAG GTATTCAGCAAGGATCATCGTTGATTTCTGACCTTCAAGGGCAGGAAACAGTCCTTAAGCAGTGCATTGAGCAACTTGAAAGTGTCAACATGGCTAGAATAACCCTAATCAATAAACTAAGAGAAGCCCTCAGCGAACAG GAAGCAAAGTCAGAGCTTCTTCGCAATCAGTTGCAT GTAGCTCGAGCAAAGGCTGAACATGCCATGCAACTAAAACAACGACTTGGTAGTGCCTTGAACAATGGTGCAGGATCTAGTTCTAGTCCACTAATGGTTACACTTCCACCAGGACAAACAGCTGCCATGATGCAGACTTCAGCTGCAATGCCAATATTTCCCCACTATCAACCACTGCATCCAGCAACCTCACTTCCTGCCACATCTAGTGCTGTTGGTGATGAGCCCAAAAAAACTGCAGCAGCTATGGCAGATAAGCTTGCATCTTTGTCAGCTCCTGAGAAGGTGCTCTCCTCCATTTTCTCGTCCCTTGCTGCTGAACAAGCAAGGAATAGTGGTTCGACTTCTGGAGATCTCTCTGCAGGACCTCCAGGCTTTGAGAGCAATAAGAAGCCTAGGCTTGACAACCCTATTCATGTGAGTGACATGGGTGCTCCCCCATTCTTTGGGCAAGTACCACAGGTGCAACCACAGATTGGAGCAACAGCTGCTCTTGGAGGCACACAGCCACCAACACAAGCAAACCAAGCAACCAGTTCatttccaccacctccacctccattaCCACTTATGCCACAATTTGTTCAAAATACTGGAGGAATGTTTGGAATGGGACCTTTTGGGATGGTGAGTGGCtctgcgccgcctccacccctaTTGCCCAACATTATGTCAGCAGGTTTTCCAAGACTAAGCGCGCCTCCACCTCTGCCTCTGCCTACACAATCTCAGAACCAGAGTCAgccccagcagcagcagtctcCGCAGGCACCACAGCAATCTCCGACCTCAACAGGATTTTTTCAACCACCAGGTGCTGGCTTCTTCCCACCAGTGCAGGTTCAGCAATCTCCATCTGCCCAACGGCAATGA
- the LOC127755447 gene encoding uncharacterized protein LOC127755447, with product MAHSHSAASLHAARLLPQQRTPTAPRTLLPVGGGLLLRRPHPPLHQQRRSRSSSRPDLRCRRRLLTARGDYDFYENYADEEGDEEEESEVIGGSFDAAVALFNGGEFHACHDVVEELWYTAEEPTRTLLHAILQCAVAFHHLFNQNHRGAMMELGEGLCKLRKLRLDDDTTSPFSRFQEEVAAALNFIYRTQKELAACTDDLCLTMDGSATSYQLLGNFAAGQKLYRLETTTSADGDGVPTIIFSASSRLVRVKLPTLSATEHHLAALQCTSEYI from the exons ATGGCGCACTCCCACTCTGCGGCTTCGCTGCACGCCGCCCGGCTACTACCGCAGCAGCGCACGCCCACCGCTCCACGGACACTGTTGCCGGTGGGCGGCGGCCTCTTGCTCCGCCGCCCCCACCCACCGCTCCACCAGCAGCGCCGCAGCCGCTCCTCCTCTCGTCCTgacctccgctgccgccgccgcctcctcaccgcgCGGGGTGACTACGACTTCTACGAGAACTATGCCGATGAAgaaggagatgaggaggaggagtcggaAGTCATAGGTGGGAGCttcgacgcggcggtggcgctgttCAACGGCGGCGAGTTCCACGCGTGCCACGACGTGGTGGAGGAGCTCTGGTACACCGCCGAGGAGCCCACCCGGACGCTGCTCCACGCCATCCTCCAGTGCGCCGTCGCCTTCCACCACCTCTTCAACCAA AACCACCGTGGCGCCATGATGGAGCTCGGGGAAGGCCTCTGCAAGCTCCGCAAGCTGCGTCTCGACGACGACACCACGAGCCCATTCTCTCGGTTCcaggaggaggtcgccgcggCGCTCAACTTCATCTACCGCACACAGAAGGAGCTCGCGGCGTGCACCGACGATCTCTGCCTCACCATGGATGGCTCCGCGACCTCCTACCAGCTGCTTGGCAACTTCGCCGCTGGCCAGAAGCTCTACCGGCTTGAAACAACAACCAGTGCAGATGGAGATGGCGTTCCAACTATAATCTTCTCTGCTTCTTCACGACTCGTCAGGGTGAAGCTCCCCACATTGAGCGCCACGGAGCATCATCTAGCAGCGCTTCAATGTACAAGCGAGTAtatttag
- the LOC127754992 gene encoding uncharacterized protein LOC127754992 — MAPLSWRHHTLLQALLSRGPLSERDFHALFSAISGGKNPATHRQLFNDTLLKINKELTYLQFELRAGINQYDGTVYYGVVNNIADEESKLGSKFSVPQIAFYKGLLEAIVHEAGNDGSITNIDALNTRIENQVVIADASQGSQSRLPTSITNFSLSQKEKTLNELIQDRWLSYTPTGKIGLGIRSFLDLRSWLRSNDIPSCEVCNEACIKASCCPNEECNVRIHGYCLKKKFSQRKASRACGCGTEWPRLEGEDDGAEDEDVNEPEEDQVPSANQHSRTRRRGVKSELVEENERAGPSARMTRRALRSSKAEAVEAAQEVPSAAGPSQSTRASKRRKN; from the exons ATGGCGCCGCTCTCGTGGCGCCACCACACGCTGCTGCAGGCGCTGCTCTCCCGCGGGCCCCTCTCGGAGCGCGACTTCCACGCCCTCTTCTCCGCCATCTCCGGCGGCAAGAACCCCG CCACTCATCGGCAGCTGTTCAATGATACACTCCTCAAGATCAACAAGGAGCTCACGTACTTGCAGTTTGAGTTAAGAGCAGGCATAAACCAGTATGATGGTACTGTGTATTATGGAGTGGTCAATAACATTGCTGATGAAGAGTCAAAGCTTGGATCAAAGTTTTCTGTGCCACAGATTGCATTCTACAAGGGATTG TTGGAAGCAATAGTTCATGAAGCTGGAAATGATGGGAGCATAACAAATATCGATGCTCTTAACACACGGATTGAGAACCAG GTTGTAATTGCAGACGCTTCACAGGGCAGTCAATCCCGTCTGCCTACTTCCATTACCAACTTCTCATTGTCCCAAAAGGAGAAAACTCTTAATGAACTCATACAGGATCGTTGGCTGTCATACACTCCCACAGGAAAGATTGGTCTTGGCATAAGATCATTTCTTGATCTCCGAAGTTGGTTACGTAGTAATGATATCCCATCATGTGAGGTCTGCAATGAAGCTTGTATAAAG GCATCATGTTGTCCTAATGAGGAATGCAATGTAAGGATTCATGGGTACTGTTTGAAGAAGAAATTTTCGCAGAGAAAG GCCTCGAGAGCTTGTGGTTGTGGTACTGAATGGCCTCGGTTGGAGGGTGAAGATGACGGTGCTGAGGATGAGGATGTTAACGAACCTGAGGAAGATCAGGTCCCATCAGCCAACCAGCATTCGAGGACTAGACGCAGAGGTGTCAAATCTGAACTGGTGGAAGAAAATGAAAGAGCAGGCCCATCAGCGAGGATGACAAGGAGGGCTTTGAGAAGCTCTAAAGCTGAAGCAGTTGAGGCTGCTCAAGAGGTGCCATCTGCAGCAGGACCTTCGCAGTCAACCAGGGCATCTAAGAGAAGAAAGAACTGA
- the LOC127755246 gene encoding NDR1/HIN1-like protein 13 encodes MADRVHPMPAPPPPSSSPPPEHAAAATETTPLHPSFRGARPPSPGTYIIQIPKDQVLRVPPPDRARRYKKLAAPPARRRRLRHACCAAFCAALLLLLLAAAFVGAVYLVFRPRAPSFSVASLSIRGLDALAVSSLTPQIDAAVRADNGANKKTGIDYRGGGEVTVSYAGERLAAGPWPAFHQAPRNVTVFSTALAGGGVSFPEEQRKRLAAEQAAGAVPLTVEAIVPVRLRFGKVLRTWTVDVKTRCEVTVNKLAAAAAPANRGCRVKVRPLWWWW; translated from the coding sequence ATGGCCGACCGCGTCCACCCCATgcccgctccaccgccgccgtcctcctcccctccgccggaacacgccgccgccgccacggagaCCACGCCGCTGCACCCCAGCTtccgcggcgcgcggccgccgtcgccgggcacGTACATCATCCAAATCCCCAAGGACCAGGTCCTCCGCGTCCCGCCGCCAGACCGCGCGCGCCGCTACAAGAAgctcgcggcgccgcccgcacgccgccgccggctccgccaCGCGTGCTGCGCCGCCTTCTGCGCGgccctcctcctgctcctcctcgccgccgccttcgtcggcGCCGTCTACCTCGTCTTCCGCCCCCGCGCGCCGTCCTTCTCCGTCGCCTCCCTCTCCATCCGCGGACTCGACGCCCTCGCCGTGTCATCGTTGACTCCGCAGAtcgacgccgccgtgcgcgcggACAACGGCGCCAACAAGAAGACCGGCATCGActaccgcggcggcggggaggtgaCCGTCTCCTacgccggcgagcggctcgccgccgggcCGTGGCCCGCGTTCCACCAGGCGCCGAGGAACGTGACGGTGTTCTCGACGGCGTTGGCCGGAGGAGGCGTGAGCTTCCCGGAGGAGCAGAGGAAGCGGCTCGCCGCGGAGCAGGCCGCCGGCGCGGTGCCCCTGACGGTGGAGGCGATCGTGCCGGTGAGGTTGAGGTTCGGGAAGGTTCTCCGGACGTGGACGGTGGACGTGAAGACGAGGTGCGAGGTGACGGTGAAcaagctggcggcggcggcggcgccggcgaacaGGGGGTGCAGGGTCAAGGTCCGGCcgctctggtggtggtggtga
- the LOC127754539 gene encoding uncharacterized protein LOC127754539: protein MAKRRAESELELVEAEAEAEAEAEKNGRRAAGSQDGVNRAFILECSKHSDGSIYSGDDFWHMFYKVADTRETRMEAMMLSNPTNCRPHMWACKAHSVQFMMQIFSLKLSNITAAVDGPVHLYGYFAVWEPR, encoded by the exons ATGGCGAAGCGGCGGGCAGAGTCCGAGCTTGAGCTGGTGGAGGCGGAAGcggaagcggaggcggaggcggagaagaaTGGGAGGCGAGCAGCAGGTAGCCAGGACGGGGTGAATCGCGCGTTCATCCTCGAGTGCAGCAAACATAGCGATGGATCGATCTACAGCGGCGACGATTTTTGGCACATGTTTTACAAGGTCGCCGATACCCGAGAGA CTCGTATGGAGGCAATGATGCTGTCAAACCCAACCAATTGCCGGCCACACATGTGGGCTTGCAAGGCGCACAGTGTGCAATTCATGATGCAGATATTCTCGCTCAAGCTATCCAATATCACTGCTGCTGTTGATGGCCCAGTTCACTTGTATGGATACTTTGCTGTCTGGgaacctagatga
- the LOC127753770 gene encoding disease resistance protein PIK6-NP-like, producing MELGTGAIGSLLPKLVEVLKEEYDLHKGVRKKIKHLSQELESMNAVLLKVGEVPPDQLDELVKLWAGDVRELSYDMEDVVDAFLVHIDGPEPLDTHMLRRFRKKMANFFNKCKHHHKIAGAIQDVNKKVEEVASRRDRYMVDNIIAKVTGPVTIDPRLQALYKKTTELVGIEKQSEKLVKILSLGDDVHASDEKMKIVSIVGFGGLGKTTLSKAVYDKHKLAFDCGAFVPVGRDPDMKKVLRDILIDFDYMNPNVMILDERQLINELRKLIQNKRFLFVIDDIWDKKSWELIRCALQHSNCGGRVVVTTRIFEVATHIGDIYKMQPLSRDDSEILLYSRINDGEDRFLDSLSTEACDKILKKCGGVPLAIITIASLLASKSGEDWSNVYNSIGFGERGNDIVENTRRILSFSYYDLPSHLKACMLYLSLFREEYGIEKNLLIWKWIAECFIQNEHATGIGLFELGEGYFNELINRSMIQPMELEDNGYVYGCRVHDMVLDLVCSLSSEEKFATILDSDDQQKQLMVGSNARRLAVHGRSVEEHNHPQLVNVGLEKVRSFSATQCGDINVVTSYFRVLRVLTLEDCSVTGEACGKHRLEHVGNLRHLRYLGIWNTRIDEFPKEVGDLKFLQTLNLSGTGIQQLPEAVGLLKQLLCLRINDSIAVPAGLIGNLTSLQELKIWPVDDVSTRQFVKELGKLRELRILRCTIHISDEGMERDLLESLANLHKIRTLCILGSALPSGITREACFVTPQRLGQLCLECFKFSGLPVWINSSLLLNLTHLDVSVHVVQEQDMETLGRLPELCYLKLNSDYTRLVSIRNGDLQRYLFRKLRFFVSPFLFARFDDSHGRENDGGICIAVAPSIMMPSLESLVFCVYVRFLKDMVEMQPGFDNLHMQLGFEKVASSSLQRVTATIQCEDATAAEVEEAKTALAHAADLHPNRPTLTTQMVNKHKMLSSDRELRV from the exons ATGGAGTTGGGGACGGGGGCGATAGGGAGCCTTCTCCCCAAGCTGGTTGAGGTACTCAAGGAGGAGTACGACTTGCACAAAGGCGTGAGGAAGAAGATCAAGCATCTCTCACAGGAGCTGGAGAGCATGAATGCTGTCCTCCTCAAGGTCGGTGAGGTGCCTCCAGACCAGCTCGACGAGCTGGTCAAGCTCTGGGCAGGGGATGTCAGGGAGCTGTCCTACGACATGGAGGACGTCGTCGACGCTTTCTTGGTGCACATCGATGGTCCTGAGCCTCTTGACACACACATGCTCAGGCGCTTCCGGAAGAAGATGGCTAATTTCTTCAACAAGTGCAAGCATCACCATAAGATCGCTGGAGCTATCCAAGACGTGAACAAGAAAGTCGAGGAGGTGGCTTCAAGGCGTGACAGGTACATGGTGGACAACATTATCGCCAAGGTTACAGGTCCTGTTACCATCGATCCTCGCCTTCAGGCGCTATACAAAAAGACGACAGAGCTTGTTGGCATTGAAAAGCAGAGTGAAAAGCTCGTAAAGATATTATCCCTTGGGGATGATGTTCATGCCTCCGACGAGAAAATGAAGATTGTCTCTATTGTTGGATTTGGAGGACTCGGCAAAACCACTCTTTCCAAAGCAGTATATGACAAACATAAACTGGCATTTGACTGTGGGGCTTTTGTTCCGGTTGGTCGGGATCCTGACATGAAGAAAGTCTTGAGGGATATTCTTATTGATTTTGACTACATGAATCCAAATGTGATGATATTGGATGAAAGGCAGCTCATCAACGAACTACGGAAACTCATCCAGAACAAGAG GTTTTTGTTTGTTATTGATGACATATGGGATAAGAAATCATGGGAATTGATCAGATGTGCTCTGCAACATAGTAATTGTGGAGGTAGAGTAGTGGTAACTACTCGTATTTTTGAAGTCGCCACGCATATCGGTGATATTTACAAAATGCAACCACTTTCTCGTGATGACTctgaaatattattatattctaGAATAAATGATGGTGAAGACAGATTCCTAGACAGTCTTTCAACTGAGGCATgtgataaaattttgaaaaaatgtGGTGGTGTGCCATTAGCTATCATCACAATAGCTAGTTTGTTGGCAAGTAAATCAGGGGAGGACTGGTCTAATGTGTACAATTCTATTGGTTTTGGTGAAAGAGGCAATGACATTGTAGAGAATACTCGAAGAATACTGTCTTTTAGTTACTATGACCTTCCTTCACATCTAAAGGCTTGCATGCTGTATCTGAGTCTATTTCGGGAAGAATATGGGATCGAGAAAAATCTTTTGATATGGAAGTGGATAGCTGAATGTTTTATCCAGAATGAACATGCAACGGGGATAGGATTATTTGAGCTTGGGGAAGGGTACTTCAACGAGCTAATAAATAGAAGCATGATCCAACCGATGGAGTTAGAAGATAATGGGTATGTATATGGTTGTCGTGTGCATGATATGGTGCTTGATCTGGTCTGTTCGTTATCGAGTGAAGAAAAGTTCGCCACTATATTGGACAGCGATGACCAACAAAAACAACTTATGGTGGGTAGCAATGCTCGCAGGTTGGCTGTGCACGGTAGGAGTGTTGAAGAGCACAACCACCCTCAGCTGGTTAATGTGGGTTTGGAGAAAGTGAGGTCCTTCAGTGCCACTCAGTGCGGCGATATTAATGTGGTAACATCATACTTTCGAGTTCTACGTGTTTTAACTTTGGAGGATTGTAGTGTTACTGGGGAAGCTTGTGGAAAACATAGATTAGAGCATGTAGGGAATTTACGCCACCTGAGATATCTGGGGATTTGGAATACACGTATTGATGAGTTCCCCAAGGAAGTAGGAGATCTCAAGTTTCTACAAACGCTGAATTTGTCAGGTACTGGAATACAACAGCTCCCGGAGGCTGTGGGCCTTTTGAAACAACTGTTGTGCCTACGTATCAATGACAGTATAGCAGTTCCAGCTGGTTTGATCGGGAATCTTACTTCATTGCAAGAGCTGAAGATATGGCCGGTTGATGATGTCTCAACAAGGCAGTTTGTGAAGGAGCTGGGCAAACTGAGGGAGCTAAGGATTCTCCGGTGTACCATTCATATCAGCGATGAGGGCATGGAGAGAGATTTGCTAGAATCGCTAGCAAATCTGCACAAGATCCGCACTTTGTGTATTTTGGGCTCAGCATTACCGAGCGGCATCACACGGGAAGCATGTTTTGTGACCCCTCAGCGCCTTGGACAGCTGTGCTTGGAATGCTTCAAGTTCTCTGGACTACCGGTATGGATCAACTCTTCACTTCTTTTGAACCTCACCCATCTAGATGTGTCAGTGCATGTGGTGCAAGAACAGGACATGGAAACCCTTGGGAGGCTACCAGAGCTCTGTTATCTCAAACTGAATTCAGATTACACCAGGCTAGTAAGCATAAGGAATGGTGATCTGCAACGCTACTTATTTCGGAAATTGAGATTCTTTGTTTCTCCCTTTTTATTTGCCCGGTTTGATGATTCGCACGGCCGCGAAAACGACGGCGGCATATGCATAGCAGTAGCACCTTCCATCATGATGCCAAGCCTTGAATCCCTTGTGTTTTGTGTCTACGTACGGTTCCTAAAAGATATGGTGGAAATGCAGCCTGGCTTTGACAATCTGCATATGCAGCTTGGCTTTGAAAAAGTTGCTAGCAGTTCGCTCCAGAGGGTCACTGCAACGATCCAATGTGAGGATGCTACTGCTGCGGAGGTGGAGGAAGCGAAGACAGCATTGGCGCATGCAGCTGACCTCCATCCCAACCGTCCCACCCTTACAACTCAAATGGTGAACAAGCATAAGATGCTCTCATCCGACCGAGAGCTACGAGTGTGA
- the LOC127755251 gene encoding calmodulin-binding protein 25-like: protein MLTAAMHMLDSSTSSSPWLPPDLMPPPPPPPSAATLHRHFRGAAAAARTSRRIAKRRPRPSRRLPTTYISADPANFRRMVHQVTGADDLPPPPPPSLSPTTTELLRHAAPAGSPGPAGALMLPTLDTSAFLLGRRAEPTAAAAPCDVSVALVGGAGNSYSNNSSCSSSGNCGGGFPTLDSWDLL from the coding sequence ATGCTCACCGCCGCCATGCACATGCTcgactcctccacctcctcctccccttggCTTCCTCCCGACCTCatgcctcccccgccgccgccgccgtccgccgccactCTCCACCGCCActtccgcggcgccgccgccgccgccaggaccAGCCGCCGCATCGCCAAGCGCCGGCCGCGCCCGTCGCGGCGCCTGCCCACCACCTACATCAGCGCCGATCCGGCCAACTTCCGCCGCATGGTGCACCAGGtcaccggcgccgacgacctcccgcctccacctcctccatctctctcgccgacgacgacggagctCCTCCGCCACGCCGCTCCAGCGGGCTCGCCCGGCCCTGCAGGCGCGCTGATGCTTCCCACGCTCGACACCTCGGCGTTCCTGCTCGGCCGCCGCGCGGAGccgacggccgcggccgcgccgtgcGACGTGTCGGTGGCGTTGGTAGGAGGAGCAGGTAATAGTTACAGCAACAACAGCAGCTGTAGCAGCAGCGGCAACTGTGGTGGTGGCTTCCCCACCTTGGACTCATGGGATCTCCTGTAA